DNA sequence from the Oryza brachyantha chromosome 5, ObraRS2, whole genome shotgun sequence genome:
TTGCCGCCACTAAACGAGACCCGGCCGAGCAACGAAAGTGAGAAGAAAATTCTTAAAGTTAACAACAAAATCCAATCtctgaaattcaaaatcaGCTTCCAATTATAATCCACAATTGAACCATGCAGGATTTACTGTTCTTGTAAGAGTGAGATGATCACTAGCGGTGGATCGATGCACAGCTACAGGTGTGCTTAGGACACCAGTAGCTCGAAATTTCAGTACCGTCGGACCATCTTAACCCATGAATAgagaattaaatttgtaaacgTGATAGGTGTACataggtaatttttttttaagattcgTCCCTTGGTCACATGATGCTGTCGGCCGTGCTTTTACTAAACAGTTTGCaaagaaaggaaaacaaaagatcagtttgaaaattaaaacaacCCATTTTTTTCCAGTTACTGTGAGAACAGAAATAATTCCCCCCAAAAAAAGTGAAGCTGAATTCCTTGAATTCACAGGCCAAAACTTAACCTATCATCATTTGCTTGTTAGCTTATCAGtcatacttataattttatttcaaaacttaattttatgggcttatttttatctttttgaaAAGCACCTTGAgttatgaaaaattttaatgtaaaattctgATACCTTGTACCTcgatgtactaaatttttacactgaaaaatgtgATACATTTTTAAGGATGTTAAAAAAGctctaattttaaagttgattttattatattagcTTTTTCTAGCATTAGCTTTTAAACTGTTAATGgtataaaatcaatttatttgCATTATGTTTTTATTGCCCGATCATTTTTTCGTGACTTATCGGATGGCACGAGAGGAAAGGGAACAACGCACGTGTGCTCGGGGGCCTCAGGAAGGTGGGGCTGACACTGTTGGATCCTACTACCTTGTACAAGTGCATTCTCCCGAACCCTTGCCAACTAATACCTGCCATGCGATGCCCATGTGCTCCAATTCTTTACGGGGGGGCACTTCATTTTCATATTGGTGTGGTGGGGAGTGTTAGCCTATTGTAATTATAGCAAGTGTAATTATAGTAGGATGCCCTTGATTAGTGGCATGTACCAAGGCTGTGCGGTTGGCTTACAGCCACCCCAGCCTCAATATATACCTGTGCCTTGACATGGAATAGAATTAACCTTTCCACATATTTCCTACATGGTATCAATCACGTAACGATCCTGTTCTTCCGCACCCCACGCCGTCGCTGATCcgatcgccgcgccgccgcagatTTCGTCGCCGGACGTCGCGATCTCATCGCCAGCACCTGCTTCCCGAGCCAATCGCCCACACCTCGTGCTGCTCTCCTTGCCGGGTGTGGCCGCCGGTTCGCTCCCGATCACCCGCCCCGTCGTTGACATCGTCACCGGGCGCGGTCGCTGGTCCCGTCTGCCAtggcggacgacgacgacgccacaGCTGCCCAGGCCGCCAAGGACAAGGAGGCCGCCGATCGCCTCGCGGCCGAGGCCGCTGCCCGTGCTGATGCAGCACGCCGGGCTGAAGAAGACCGTCTTCGTGCTGCTGCTCTAGACGAGTATGAGAAAACGCATGAGGCTCTCTGGGCGCAGGCCACTGCCGTCGTCAACGTCAAGGCCCTCATCCCCATCGTCCTCGACAAGGCCACGGACACCTACACCAAGTGGCGCGGCATATTCCTCACCGTCCTCGGCAAGTATGCCCTCACCCGCCACGCCCTTGAGGATGAGGCGTTCCCCGCCCGCCCGGCATGGATCCAGGCGGACTGCTGTGTCCTCACGTGGATCTATGGCACCGTCTCCAGCGACTTGCAGCAGTCGTTGATGATGCGGCAAGGTCCTGCCCGCAATGCGTGGTGCTACCTCGAGGATGAATTTCTCGGGCAGAAGGAGTCCCGTGCCCTTCTCCTTGAGACACAGTTCCGTACCTTTCGTCAGGAGGCCCTGAGCATCACCAACTACTGCCGCCGCCTTGAGTCCATGGCTGCCTCCCTCGCCGACTTCGGCGACCCCATCGGTGATACACAAATGGTCCTCACGCTCCTCCGCGGCCTCAGTGGCAAGTTTCGCCACATGGTGTCCATCCTCAAGATGCAGAAGCCGTTCCCGACGTTCAGTGAAGCCCGTACACACCTCCTGTTGGAGGAGATGGAGATCGACGCTCGTCCTCCGTCCCCGCCagccgccctcgtcgtcgcgccgtcgcgtcCAGCGGCACCaggtgcagctgctgctccacGTCCGGGCGCACCCCCTCCTCCACGCCCCGCTGCACCGACTGGGGGCCAACGCAACGGACGCCGTCGTGGCCGCGGTGGACGTGGTGCTCCTGCTGCACCCAACGCTGGTGCACAACCTGGTGGACAGGGCAGCGCTTACAACGGTGCTGGTGTGCACCCATCGTTCATGCACCCTTGGGCTGGCAGCGTGCGCATGTGGCCGTACGATCCGTCaggacgtcctccgccgccgcaacctGCATTCCACACAGCCCCGCACTATGGTGGGTACAGTGCTCCTCCCGGTGCCTATGGTGGCACATACGCTGGCCCGCCACCCTCGTACAGCATGTACCACGGGGGAGCTGCACCGCCGCTCTTCCAGGCGCCCTCGCCCTCACCAGCTTACCAGGCAGCGCCCTGGAACCCCACTCACGGCGGCTCTTGGCACCAGGACTCCCTGGCGCACTCCTTCAACACCATGACGCTGAACCCGCCAACCTCTGAGTGGTACGCTGATTCAGGTGCTGGTTCGCATATGACCTCGGACGCTGGTATACTCTCCACCATTTCCCCACCCTCTTTGTCTACTccttcatctattgttgtgGGAAATGGTGCCTTACTTCCTGTCACAGCCACTGGATCACACTTTTTTTCCTTACCGCATCGTACCCTTGCTCTTAATAATGTTCTTGTGTCACCCaacattattaaaaatttaatttccatTCGTCGTTTTACCACCGACAATAATTGTTCCATTGAGTTTGATCCATTTGGTCTTTCTGTGAAGGATTTGCAAACCAGGAACGTGATCGCCAGGTGCAATAGTTCTGGTGACCTCTACCCATTCTATGCACCTTCCACCAGTGCCTCCGCGTTCATCGCTGCACCTACCTCCCTTTGGCATCGCCGTCTCGGTCATCTTGGGCGTGATGTTTTGTCCAAACTCATTAGGTCCAATGTCATTTCTTGTAATAAAGATGATATCGATCACATTTGTCATGCGTGCCAGCTTGGCCGTCATGTACGTCTACCCTTCGGTTCATCTAGCTCTCGAGCTACTCATAATTTTGATTTAATACATTGTGATTTATGGACCTCTCCACTTGTTAGTGTGTCAGGATACAAATATTACCTTGTTATTCTTGATGACTGTTCACATTATCTTTGGACTTTTCCGCTTCGCCTTAAATCCGAGACATTTTCCActctctctaatttttttgctCATGTCCGCACGCAGTTTGGCACCACCATCAAGAGCGTCCAGTGCGACAATGGCCGTGAATTCGACAATTCCCAGGCCCGCACGTTCTTCCTCTCCAACGGTGTTGCACTCCGCATGTCGTGTCCATACACCTCACAACAAAATGGTAAAGCAGAGCGTTCCATTCGCACCATCAATAACACTCTGCGTTCCCTTTTGTTTCAGGCGAGTCTCCCTCCAGCTTACTGGGTTGAGGCCCTTCACACTGCCACATATATTGTCAACCGTCTCCCCACTACGACCCTCGCTTCCTCCACACCATACACTACCCTATTTTCTACCGAGCCTTCCTATGATCACCTCAAAGTTTTTGGGTGCGCTTGCTATCCCAACATGTCCTCCACGGCGCCCCACAAACTTGCACCACGCTCCTCCTTATGCGTTTTTCTCGGCTACTCCTCGGAACACAAAGGCTATCGGTGTCTCGAGCTTCAGTCGAATCGCATTCTTATTTCTAGACATGTCGTTTTTGAtgaatctttttttcctttctccgaCATGTCTACCACACCCATGGCCTCCTCAGCCTTGGATTTTCTAGTCGATGATCATGATCTTACCGCTTCAGTTCCTGGAGCTCGTTTTGTGCGTGCAGGTAGTGCTGATCCCTCGGTGACACACCCCGTGCCCGAGGCCGCCCCTGCGCCGCCCAGTCCTGGCGTAGGACCTCAGTCCCCTGGGTCCAGCACTGTTTCCCATGGGGCTTTCTCCGCGCCTCCGTCCACGTCGACTGGTGCTGCTGCCCCTGTGCACCCCGCACAGGCTGCTGCCAGCAGCACCTCCACGACACCCGAGAGTACTGCCGGTTCTGCTGCCCTTGGTGCTCGCGCCCAGGTTGTTGCCAGCGGCACCGGCCGTACAACTGCGACTCGACCGACCGCCATACCTCCGGTCACCAATGCGCATTCGATGCGCACACGGGGCAAGGCTGGCATCGCACAACCCGTGGATCGTCTCAACCTCCATGTTGTGCCCATGTCGCCTCTCCCGCGCTCTGTTCGTGATGCCCTGTCAGACCCCAATTGGCGCGCTGCTATGCAGGCTGAGTATGATGCTCTGCTCGCCAATGACACCTGGAGTCTTGTGCCTCGCCCTCCTGGTGTCAATGTTGTGACTGGCAAGTGGATCTATCGACACAAATTGCTTGCAGATGGGTCACTAGATCGCTATAAGGCACGCTGGGTCCTTCGGGGCTTCACACAGCGGCCCGGGGTGGACTATGATGAGACTTTCAGCCCTGTTGTCAAGCCCGCGACAGTTCGTGTCGTTCTTTCACTGGCATTATCTCAGAATTGGCCCATTCATCAACTGGATGTGAAGAATGCATTTTTACATGGCACTCTTACGGAGACAGTATATTGTGTGCAGCCATCTGGTTTTGTGGATTCATCTCGCTCAGATTATGTCTGTCGGCTCAACAAGTCTTTATATGGTTTGAAGCAGGCTCCTCGTGCTTGGCATCACAGGTTCGCCTCTCACCTTGTATCACTTGGATTTGTTGAAACAAAGTCAGACACTTCGCTCTTCATATATCGTCGTGGACCAGACACGGCTTATTTGTTGCTGTATGTGGATGATATTGTTCTCACTGCCTCCTCGGATGATTTTCTGAAGCATATCATTGGTGCACTCCAGCGTGAGTTTGCTATGACCGACATGGGTCCGCTTCATCATTTTTTGGGCATCTCAGTGACACGTTCTACAGATGGTTTGTTTCTCTCTCAGCGACAGTACACTCGGGATATTTTGGAGCGCGCCGGGATGAGTGCGTGCAAGCCTTGCAGCACGCCTGTGGATGTACACTCCAAATTATCTGCTGATGGACCTCCTGTCGCTGACTCTACAGAGTACCGCAGTCTAGCTGGCGCCCTGCAGTATCTGACCTTCACCTGTCCAGACATTGCTTTTGCTGTTCAGCAGATATGCCTCTATATGCATGATCCTCGGGAGCCACATCTCGCTGCTCTCAAGCGGATCTTGCGCTACCTGCAGGGGACATTGTCACTTGGGTCGACCATGAACCGATCGTCACTTGCTGAGCTTGTGGTGTACACGGATGCCGACTGGGCCGGATGTCCTGAGACTCGTCGGTCGACATCTGGCTACGCAGTATTTCTTGGGGACAATTTGGTGTCTTGGTCCTCCAAGCGTCAGCACACGGTCTCTAGATCAAGCGCCGAAGCCGAATACCGTGCTGTGGCAAATGGTGTTGCTGAAGCTACATGGCTACGTCAGTTGCTCCTTGAGCTTCGCCACCCACCTCGTCGTGCCACCCTGGTATACTGTGACAATATCAGTGCTGTATATCTCTCCAGCAATCCAGTGCAGCATCAGCGGACGAAGCATGTTGAGATTGATCTCCATTTTGTTCGAGAGAAGGTCGCCCTCGGTCATGTTCGGGTCCTTCATGTTCCTACGACATCGCAGTACGCCGACGTCTTCACTAAGGGCCTTCCTACCTCACTGTTTCAGGAGTTTCGATCCAGCCTGAATGTTCGCGATGCTCCCGATTAGACTGCGGGGGAGTGTTAGCCTATTGTAATTATAGCAAGTGTAATTATAGTAGGATGCCCTTGATTAGTGGCATGTACCAAGGCTGTGCGGTTGGCTTACAGCCACCCCAGCCTCAATATATACCTGTGCCTTGACATGGAATAGAATTAACCTTTCCACATATTTCCTACAGGGAGCACATTTTCTTTAGCAGAGAAAGGCAACCGAGAGAGAAATAatataggaaaagaaaagaaagggggGGTATGCGTCATTCGCCATGTGTTCGGTACCATGTTCGTATGCATCGCTTGGTTGCAGGTTCGACTGCTCTATCGATTAATGCTCAACACTTGTTGAAAAGTGGTCGCCTTTTGACAATggtttgattaaaaaaacattgtgaTTACTGACTCAATCCTATATGTCCTAGTAccctattttcttcttttgcgTCTAGCTTGCGGAGCAGAATTTACAAATACGACCGGTCACTCACAGCTCTCTGACTGTTTTATCTTTAACCATTGTCACTTCTTATAACCAATAAAAGTTgttaaactgtatttacaccaAATAGAATCctctataatattatataatattatatatgtaatacaACAGACTAACATGTGGACCCCATAACTTATAGAGCTCACATGTTAGTGAGTAGTACTGCGCATGCAGTACTGCAGAGGATCCGTGCCCGTATTTACACATGtgcttttttttacttttttattttaattctaaaattgtatttacaaTTGAATTATAAttctatttaattaatgtgGGATTTTCTAGCCTATGAAGGTGAACATGGTggcttatttttctattactttatatatatatatatatatatatatatatatatatgatagatatttatcccaaaaaagattttatttatttttattctcatTGGTTTATTAATGGTTTCTGCGTGTGAATTAgctcgataaggctaataaccGTGTTAATTGAGTGGTTACGATCGCATTTCAAAACCTTGGTATGAAGTTGGTGAGTGGTtgctgtatatatattatttgaatgctaattaaacaaattgaTATGTTCAGGTAGAGCAGTAGAGTGTGAGCTAAATCGAACAATGTGAGGAATATCCATTTGACGATACATGCAAAATAGAGtagcaa
Encoded proteins:
- the LOC121054561 gene encoding programmed cell death 6-interacting protein-like; translation: MADDDDATAAQAAKDKEAADRLAAEAAARADAARRAEEDRLRAAALDEYEKTHEALWAQATAVVNVKALIPIVLDKATDTYTKWRGIFLTVLGKYALTRHALEDEAFPARPAWIQADCCVLTWIYGTVSSDLQQSLMMRQGPARNAWCYLEDEFLGQKESRALLLETQFRTFRQEALSITNYCRRLESMAASLADFGDPIGDTQMVLTLLRGLSGKFRHMVSILKMQKPFPTFSEARTHLLLEEMEIDARPPSPPAALVVAPSRPAAPGAAAAPRPGAPPPPRPAAPTGGQRNGRRRGRGGRGAPAAPNAGAQPGGQGSAYNGAGVHPSFMHPWAGSVRMWPYDPSGRPPPPQPAFHTAPHYGGYSAPPGAYGGTYAGPPPSYSMYHGGAAPPLFQAPSPSPAYQAAPWNPTHGGSWHQDSLAHSFNTMTLNPPTSEWYADSGAGSHMTSDAGFANQERDRQVQ